The Spirosoma radiotolerans genome has a window encoding:
- a CDS encoding AAA family ATPase produces MIPIKLSIQGLYSYQELQEIDFQQLIGSSVFGIFGKVGSGKTSLLEAISFALYGETERLNSRDNRQYNMMNLKSKHLMIDFEFQAGADQQVYKFVYEAKRHPKKHHEIGPGERRMFVRENNEWQPIGNEKEDVAVLSKQILGLDYDNFKRTIIIPQNQFREFLELSPVERTKMMNQLFKLDQYDLAARVSKLSKANDDQLAELRGLLSPLEAVTPEAIEQANGTIATISDALLQKESEINELVPVEKRLLDDQKRNQTLITTQQELTQLLLKEPLYQQRERDLSLYETCLLVFQSDFSNLDKLIARQFKLLQSQDVAQQKLHSVTRRLIGLRSLYDAAKQAYETRDELQQKINELDTVQEIRTLQQSISQQIRNRDALSSQLDRQTDQIDQHKKERSNHQRVLDNGLGRTSDLERLYKVKNWFTAYKPLRKQADDLQVAVDKYDLTIEQLKQKKNDVLIGFPPEWAALTLKTLPSYIEEALAKFKEIRSERELKHRQLLVQDELRKYADALTEGMPCPLCGAEHHPNRHRGDADTVDVKRSEAALEKVEQRIEATSTLQLTIKELATKLRSELENGKRLVEERTEVVRQLTEHEDGFVWPEFSKEQEGQVVDAIRKESDAQKQIQDAQQAVRNLEKRIDEMTVTQTELAGKVVDANNAIAGINGQLKTAAESLVHFRLDEVKDWRLDQIADLRESLSNVYDQAKIHFDDTSREKGEAEKELATVEEQIQQLQNQQHEIGLELQALESTIAQNLNAHDLAREQVKQILQSGLNINQERQQLNDYKEKRSGLQQQVNTLEIELAEHPFDPVALSTVQGQLRALQTEKDALNKEHGRATNVLASLEKQWQQKLEYQKRHDELDLRRADLKKMDEMFRAQGFVNYVSSVYLKNLCESANERFFKLTNNQLRLELDEKNNFLVRDYLNSGEVRSVKTLSGGQTFQAALSLALALSDNIQHLTKAKQNLFFLDEGFGTLDKDSLQTVFKTLKALRSENRVVGIISHVEELQQEVDNFIRAESTENGSRIVRSWES; encoded by the coding sequence ATGATCCCCATTAAACTGTCTATCCAGGGACTTTATTCCTATCAGGAACTACAGGAGATTGACTTCCAACAACTGATTGGTTCGAGTGTATTTGGCATTTTCGGAAAGGTTGGCAGTGGCAAAACGTCCTTACTGGAAGCAATCAGTTTTGCACTATACGGCGAAACCGAGCGGTTGAATAGCCGGGACAACCGACAGTACAACATGATGAATCTGAAATCGAAGCACCTCATGATCGACTTCGAATTTCAGGCTGGTGCCGATCAGCAGGTATACAAATTCGTTTACGAGGCTAAGCGTCATCCCAAAAAACACCACGAGATAGGACCCGGTGAGCGACGAATGTTTGTTCGGGAGAACAATGAGTGGCAACCGATTGGCAACGAGAAAGAAGATGTAGCCGTGTTGTCGAAGCAGATATTAGGCCTCGATTATGACAATTTCAAGCGGACGATTATTATTCCGCAAAACCAGTTTAGGGAATTTCTGGAGCTTAGTCCCGTTGAGCGGACGAAGATGATGAATCAACTCTTCAAGCTTGACCAGTACGACTTGGCGGCTCGAGTGAGTAAATTAAGTAAGGCAAACGATGATCAGCTAGCCGAACTTCGTGGGCTTCTCTCTCCACTAGAAGCGGTTACGCCGGAAGCAATTGAGCAGGCCAACGGTACTATAGCTACCATTTCTGACGCTCTTCTTCAGAAAGAAAGCGAAATAAATGAGCTGGTTCCTGTAGAAAAACGCTTACTCGACGACCAGAAGCGGAACCAGACACTCATCACAACGCAACAGGAGTTGACCCAACTTCTGCTTAAAGAGCCCCTGTACCAACAACGTGAGCGGGATTTGTCTTTGTACGAAACCTGCCTGCTGGTTTTTCAATCCGACTTTTCAAACCTGGATAAATTAATAGCCAGACAATTCAAGCTATTGCAGAGCCAGGATGTTGCCCAGCAAAAGCTTCATTCAGTAACCAGACGGCTAATTGGCCTGCGTAGTTTATATGACGCAGCCAAACAGGCCTACGAGACCAGGGACGAATTACAACAAAAGATTAACGAGTTAGATACGGTTCAGGAGATCCGCACGCTACAACAATCGATCAGTCAGCAAATACGTAACCGGGACGCCCTCTCGAGCCAGCTTGATCGGCAAACAGATCAGATTGACCAACATAAAAAAGAGCGCAGCAACCATCAACGTGTGCTGGACAACGGACTCGGGCGAACGTCTGATCTGGAACGTTTATACAAAGTAAAAAACTGGTTTACGGCCTACAAGCCTTTACGAAAACAAGCCGACGATCTTCAGGTTGCCGTCGATAAGTACGATTTGACCATTGAGCAGTTAAAGCAGAAAAAAAACGATGTGTTAATTGGTTTTCCACCCGAATGGGCAGCGTTGACCCTTAAAACATTGCCCAGCTATATTGAAGAAGCTTTAGCGAAGTTTAAAGAGATTCGATCTGAGCGAGAACTGAAACACCGCCAATTGCTGGTCCAGGATGAGTTGCGTAAATATGCGGATGCGCTGACAGAAGGCATGCCTTGTCCTTTGTGTGGCGCAGAACACCACCCAAACCGGCATCGCGGTGACGCGGATACGGTTGACGTAAAACGAAGCGAAGCGGCTTTAGAAAAAGTAGAGCAACGGATTGAAGCGACCTCAACGCTTCAGTTAACAATAAAAGAACTCGCTACAAAACTCCGTAGCGAACTGGAAAACGGGAAGCGACTCGTTGAAGAACGCACTGAAGTCGTCCGACAATTGACGGAGCACGAAGATGGTTTTGTGTGGCCGGAGTTTTCGAAAGAGCAGGAAGGTCAGGTTGTCGACGCGATCAGAAAGGAAAGTGATGCACAAAAACAGATACAAGATGCGCAGCAAGCCGTCCGTAATCTCGAGAAGCGCATTGACGAGATGACCGTTACGCAGACCGAACTAGCCGGAAAGGTTGTTGATGCGAACAATGCCATTGCCGGTATTAACGGTCAGCTTAAAACAGCCGCTGAATCGCTGGTGCATTTTCGGCTGGACGAAGTGAAGGATTGGCGACTGGACCAGATTGCGGACTTGCGCGAATCGTTGAGCAACGTTTACGATCAGGCAAAAATCCATTTCGATGATACGTCGCGGGAGAAAGGGGAAGCGGAGAAAGAATTAGCCACGGTCGAGGAGCAGATTCAGCAACTACAAAATCAGCAACATGAAATTGGGTTAGAGCTGCAGGCATTAGAGTCAACCATCGCCCAGAACCTAAACGCCCATGACCTGGCTCGTGAACAGGTGAAGCAGATTTTACAGTCAGGCTTGAATATCAATCAGGAAAGACAGCAGTTGAACGACTACAAGGAGAAACGGAGTGGTCTGCAACAACAGGTCAACACCCTGGAGATCGAATTAGCCGAGCATCCGTTTGACCCGGTCGCACTATCCACGGTTCAGGGGCAGTTGCGAGCGTTGCAGACCGAAAAAGATGCGCTCAATAAAGAGCATGGCCGCGCCACCAACGTTCTGGCATCGCTCGAAAAGCAATGGCAACAAAAGCTCGAATACCAGAAACGCCATGACGAACTTGACCTGCGTCGAGCCGATTTAAAGAAAATGGATGAAATGTTCAGGGCACAAGGGTTTGTAAACTACGTCTCGTCGGTCTACCTGAAAAATCTTTGTGAATCGGCAAACGAGCGCTTCTTCAAGCTGACCAATAATCAATTGAGGCTGGAACTGGACGAAAAGAACAACTTCCTGGTTCGTGATTACCTCAACAGCGGTGAAGTGCGAAGCGTAAAAACCCTGTCGGGTGGCCAGACCTTTCAGGCGGCTTTATCCCTGGCGCTGGCGTTGTCGGATAACATTCAACATCTGACAAAAGCCAAGCAGAATCTATTTTTCCTGGATGAAGGTTTCGGTACGCTCGACAAAGATTCGCTGCAAACGGTCTTTAAAACGTTGAAAGCCCTCCGTTCCGAAAACCGGGTAGTGGGCATTATCTCGCACGTTGAGGAATTACAGCAGGAGGTCGACAACTTTATTCGGGCTGAATCGACCGAGAATGGCAGCCGGATTGTCCGAAGTTGGGAAAGCTAG
- a CDS encoding alkaline phosphatase D family protein produces the protein MKKLFTFGLLGCVALAGCRTPKSSTALVEKQKPVTKIAFGSCSDQKRPQPLWDDIVAQKPDVWIWLGDNIYGDSESMDTLRTKYAWQKANPVYQQLRQSTAIIGVWDDHDYGVNDGGKEYPRRKESQQLMLDFLDVPATNSSRTQEGAYSVHTYGPKGQRVKVILLDGRYFRDPLKKDGKANVPDPSGDILGKTQWTWLEQQLTKSDADVHIIGSGIQVLPEEHVYEKWANFPTARQRLLNLLAKTKPKGALFISGDRHMAEVSKIRVPGLSYDLFDITSSGLTHVSAPHEEPNRYRVGPIVSELNYGLITIDWKATPLKATVRINGDEQATYLSQEINF, from the coding sequence ATGAAAAAACTTTTCACCTTTGGGCTGCTCGGCTGTGTGGCGCTGGCCGGGTGCCGCACCCCAAAGTCGAGTACCGCTTTAGTAGAAAAACAAAAGCCAGTCACTAAAATCGCCTTCGGCTCGTGTAGCGACCAGAAACGACCTCAGCCGCTGTGGGATGATATTGTCGCGCAAAAGCCGGATGTCTGGATTTGGCTCGGCGATAACATTTACGGCGATTCGGAAAGCATGGACACATTGCGTACGAAATATGCCTGGCAGAAAGCCAATCCGGTCTATCAGCAACTACGCCAGTCAACAGCCATCATTGGCGTGTGGGACGATCATGATTATGGCGTTAATGATGGTGGCAAAGAATACCCGCGCCGGAAAGAAAGTCAGCAACTAATGCTGGATTTTCTGGACGTGCCAGCCACCAACTCATCCCGTACGCAGGAGGGTGCTTATTCCGTCCATACATACGGACCGAAAGGTCAGCGAGTAAAAGTGATCTTGCTGGATGGACGTTACTTTCGTGACCCGTTGAAAAAAGACGGCAAAGCCAACGTTCCGGACCCATCCGGCGATATACTGGGGAAAACCCAGTGGACATGGCTGGAGCAGCAGCTTACCAAGTCGGATGCGGATGTGCATATTATTGGCAGTGGCATTCAGGTTCTCCCCGAAGAACACGTCTATGAGAAATGGGCCAATTTCCCTACGGCTCGCCAGCGGCTGCTCAATTTGCTGGCTAAAACGAAACCCAAAGGGGCTCTTTTTATCAGTGGTGACCGGCACATGGCAGAGGTTTCCAAAATTCGTGTACCCGGCCTATCGTATGACCTGTTTGACATAACCAGCAGTGGCCTTACCCACGTGTCTGCTCCGCACGAAGAACCGAACCGCTATCGGGTTGGGCCCATTGTCTCCGAGCTTAACTATGGTCTGATTACCATTGACTGGAAGGCAACGCCACTCAAGGCTACCGTTCGCATCAACGGTGATGAGCAGGCAACATACCTGTCACAGGAAATTAACTTTTAA
- a CDS encoding enoyl-ACP reductase FabI gives MAYGLLKGKRGIISGALDEKSIAWKVALKAKEEGATFTLTNAPIAMRMGAIKQLAEQCDAEIIPADATSVEDLENLFTKSTEVLGGKVDFVLHSIGMSPNIRKGKAYTDLNYDWFKQSIDISALSFHKMMQTAYKLDAINEWGSVVALTYMAAQRTFPFYTDMADAKAVLESIARSFGYRYGKSHKVRVNTISQSPTPTTAGGGIGGFDKFYDFADKTAPLGNATADQCADYCITMFSDLTRMVTMQNLYHDGGFSMTGISEEVMALVTKE, from the coding sequence ATGGCTTACGGATTACTAAAGGGAAAGCGTGGCATCATATCCGGTGCCTTAGATGAAAAATCAATCGCCTGGAAAGTCGCGTTGAAAGCGAAAGAAGAAGGCGCTACGTTTACGCTGACCAACGCACCAATTGCGATGCGTATGGGAGCTATCAAACAACTAGCTGAACAGTGTGACGCCGAAATCATTCCGGCGGACGCAACTTCAGTGGAGGATCTTGAAAATCTGTTCACAAAGTCAACCGAGGTATTAGGGGGTAAAGTCGATTTTGTGTTGCACAGCATCGGCATGAGCCCAAACATCCGTAAAGGAAAAGCCTATACCGATCTTAACTACGACTGGTTCAAGCAGAGCATTGATATTTCGGCGTTGTCATTCCATAAAATGATGCAGACGGCCTATAAACTGGATGCGATCAATGAGTGGGGTTCCGTGGTTGCGCTGACCTATATGGCGGCCCAACGGACGTTTCCTTTCTACACGGATATGGCCGATGCGAAGGCCGTTCTGGAATCCATTGCCCGTAGCTTTGGCTATCGGTATGGCAAGTCGCACAAAGTTCGGGTGAATACCATTTCGCAATCGCCAACGCCAACCACGGCTGGCGGAGGCATTGGTGGGTTCGACAAATTTTATGATTTTGCCGATAAAACGGCCCCGCTGGGTAATGCCACGGCCGACCAGTGTGCCGATTATTGCATTACGATGTTTTCTGACCTGACCCGCATGGTTACGATGCAGAACCTGTACCACGATGGTGGTTTCTCTATGACCGGAATTTCGGAGGAGGTTATGGCATTGGTTACGAAAGAATAA